GGATGCTGGGGCCCCCCTTGGTGTCTGTGGAGGTGCCGGGGCACAATGTGGATGAAGAGGGGCCCCCGTTTAGCATGGTACTGCCTGAGCATGGTGTGAGCTACTGCCCCCAAGCGAGTCTCCCTCCTTCCCCGGTGATTTACAGTCAAGGAGTGCCTCCCCCTCAGCAAGAGACAACGATGTTCAATGAGCCTCAGATAATGCCTACAGTTGAGCCCAATATTCCAGGAGTGGCTGGAGCCTTCAGTGGCAATCTAAGCATGCACCCCAGTGGGCTGCCAGTCTCGGCTTCCACTGGAATTCCAATGATGTCCCATGCTGGGGGCCCTACCATGCCTTACCCTGGCCTCTTGACAGCACCTTCTGATGAAACAGCATTGGCCTCAACCATGCCTCCCACGGAGGCCCAGGCGGTGCTCCCCTCTGTGGCTCAGATGTTGCCCCGACAAGACACCCATGACCTTGGGATGCCCCCAGCTGAGTCCCAGTCACTCCTGGGTTTAGGATCTCAGAACTCTCTTGTGAGTCAGCCAGACTCCCACGAAGGCCCATTCCTACCGAAGCAGCCCACACCTGCTCCacaggcaacagagcaggactccaggCCTCAGGAAAGGACTGGGAGAGGGGAATCCTCAGAGGCCAGGCCTTACCGCTGCAACTACGAAAACTGTGGAAAAGCTTATACCAAACGCTCCCACCTCGTGAGCCACCAGCGCAAGCACACAGGTGAAGGAGGTGtcaggtggggtggggatggaggagtCTCTGGGCTTTACATTTGTCCTGGACCACTGGTGGGTAATTGTTTGGGATGAGTCTTTCATCTTCCAAGTTTGGAGCTAAGCTAGACTGGCCCCCTGACTTGCCATCCGGGAGGACTGTCCCAAGATACCTGGGCTGGCACTCCTGAGTACATTGCCCCTCCCTGGTTCCCTGGACCTTCCCTTTTGAATCCTCAGCCTGGACTGCTCTGCCTCATAGAGTCAGACCCCTTCCTAAATCTATTCTAAACTCCATTTCTCCCTCGTCATTCCCAGGTGAGAGGCCCTATTCGTGCCAATGGGAAGGTTGTCAGTGGTCTTTCTTCCGTTCTGACGAGCTTAGACGACATTTTCGGGTACACACCAGATATCGACCATATAAATGTGATCAGTGCAACAGAGAGTTCATGCGATCCGACCATCTTAGGCAACACCAGAAGACTCATCGGCTGGGACCCTCGGACCCACAAGCCAACAATGGGGAGCATGACGGTGCTCCTGCTCCTGGTCCTTAGGTCAGTCTCCTCATTTTGGCTTTTCTGCAcagctcctgcctgcctctgctgtcTAACCTTCTcccctgggcagcaagagtgaaactccgtcttggggggtaaaaaaaacttctttattgACCAGAgggcagcggctcacacctgtaatcccggctactcaggaggctgaggcaggagaatcgcttgaacctaggaggcagagattgcagtgagccaagatcgcgccactgactccagcctggatgacagagcaagactccatctcaaaaacaaaacaaacaaacaaaaaagctcttTATTTCTTGTTGCTCCCCAGCTTAAAACCCTTTAGTGACTCCCTTGCCTGCTACATAAAATCCAATTTCCAGAGCCAGATTATTTTCCAATCCTGAATTTGCCACTGaatagccatgtgaccttgggaaaggtCTCGGATCACTATGCCTTGTTTCTTcttccagaaaatgaaaaaaccagTTTTGGACTATATTGGACATGGCACATGTAAAACATCAGGTTCTCCCTGGTACTCACTGGCCACGTAcccagagtttctgtttcttcccacCACTTCACACACTTGGATGGAGTGGCCTAGCACAGGGCATGGGATCTGGATCCCAAGTTGCCGCTAGCAAACTTAGAAGTGTGTGGAAacttgtttatttgagacagtcttgctgt
Above is a window of Saimiri boliviensis isolate mSaiBol1 chromosome 11, mSaiBol1.pri, whole genome shotgun sequence DNA encoding:
- the LOC120366079 gene encoding Krueppel-like factor 17, whose amino-acid sequence is MKRRNIWNWNLSKGKNHLIVSLPKDNESSAPTLNVASSTGSSGVHPSWKHGLPSVQHFPHSTGMLGPPLVSVEVPGHNVDEEGPPFSMVLPEHGVSYCPQASLPPSPVIYSQGVPPPQQETTMFNEPQIMPTVEPNIPGVAGAFSGNLSMHPSGLPVSASTGIPMMSHAGGPTMPYPGLLTAPSDETALASTMPPTEAQAVLPSVAQMLPRQDTHDLGMPPAESQSLLGLGSQNSLVSQPDSHEGPFLPKQPTPAPQATEQDSRPQERTGRGESSEARPYRCNYENCGKAYTKRSHLVSHQRKHTGERPYSCQWEGCQWSFFRSDELRRHFRVHTRYRPYKCDQCNREFMRSDHLRQHQKTHRLGPSDPQANNGEHDGAPAPGP